Proteins from a genomic interval of Zingiber officinale cultivar Zhangliang chromosome 2A, Zo_v1.1, whole genome shotgun sequence:
- the LOC122044349 gene encoding tropinone reductase homolog At5g06060-like isoform X1 — protein sequence MELGHRWSLQGETALVTGGSKGIGCAIVEELARFGAAVHTCARNEAELKQSLQKWRDLKLQVTGSVCDVSSSEEREKLIKEVSAIFNGKLNILVNNAASAYVKPVLEVTQEEYKHIMNTNLEAGFHLSQLAHPPLKASGRGNIIFISSIASLEGTSFMSVYGASKGAMNQLTRCLACEWAKDNIRTNCVVPGAINTPMAKPFFENEELVAKWCHRTPLGRVGEPEEVAASVAFLCLPSSSFITGQVIAVDGDCTVIEWADRLRGQNNRAGRSTKWAERSSGQIS from the exons ATGGAGTTGGGACATAGATGGTCTCTTCAAGGAGAAACAGCCTTGGTCACTGGTGGATCCAAAGGGATAGG gTGTGCTATTGTGGAAGAACTAGCAAGATTTGGTGCAGCAGTTCATACGTGCGCCAGGAATGAAGCAGAGCTGAAACAGAGTTTGCAGAAATGGAGAGATCTGAAGCTTCAGGTGACTGGTTCGGTCTGTGACGTCTCGTCctcggaagagagggagaagctGATAAAGGAAGTCAGCGCCATCTTCAACGGCAAACTCAATATCCTG GTTAATAATGCAGCGTCTGCTTACGTTAAACCAGTTTTAGAGGTGACTCAAGAGGAATACAAGCACATCATGAACACCAACTTGGAAGCCGGTTTTCATTTGAGTCAACTCGCTCATCCTCCTCTCAAGGCATCTGGACGGGGCAATATCATCTTCATTTCTTCAATTGCTAGTCTCGAAGGAACTTCTTTTATGTCTGTCTATGGAGCATCTAAGG GAGCCATGAACCAACTCACTAGATGCCTCGCTTGCGAATGGGCTAAGGACAATATTCGTACCAATTGTGTTGTGCCCGGTGCCATCAACACACCTATGGCTAAACCG TTCTTTGAGAATGAAGAACTGGTGGCGAAGTGGTGTCATCGTACTCCGCTTGGGCGTGTGGGAGAGCCTGAGGAAGTGGCAGCTTCGGTGGCTTTTCTTtgccttccttcttcctctttcatCACCGGTCAAGTGATTGCTGTCGATGGAG ATTGCACAGTGATCGAGTGGGCAGATCGACTGAGAGGTCAGAACAATCGAGCAGGCAGATCGACCAAGTGGGCAGAGCGTTCGAGCGGGCAGATCAGTTGA
- the LOC122044349 gene encoding tropinone reductase homolog At5g06060-like isoform X2, with amino-acid sequence MVSSRRNSLGHWCAIVEELARFGAAVHTCARNEAELKQSLQKWRDLKLQVTGSVCDVSSSEEREKLIKEVSAIFNGKLNILVNNAASAYVKPVLEVTQEEYKHIMNTNLEAGFHLSQLAHPPLKASGRGNIIFISSIASLEGTSFMSVYGASKGAMNQLTRCLACEWAKDNIRTNCVVPGAINTPMAKPFFENEELVAKWCHRTPLGRVGEPEEVAASVAFLCLPSSSFITGQVIAVDGDCTVIEWADRLRGQNNRAGRSTKWAERSSGQIS; translated from the exons ATGGTCTCTTCAAGGAGAAACAGCCTTGGTCACTG gTGTGCTATTGTGGAAGAACTAGCAAGATTTGGTGCAGCAGTTCATACGTGCGCCAGGAATGAAGCAGAGCTGAAACAGAGTTTGCAGAAATGGAGAGATCTGAAGCTTCAGGTGACTGGTTCGGTCTGTGACGTCTCGTCctcggaagagagggagaagctGATAAAGGAAGTCAGCGCCATCTTCAACGGCAAACTCAATATCCTG GTTAATAATGCAGCGTCTGCTTACGTTAAACCAGTTTTAGAGGTGACTCAAGAGGAATACAAGCACATCATGAACACCAACTTGGAAGCCGGTTTTCATTTGAGTCAACTCGCTCATCCTCCTCTCAAGGCATCTGGACGGGGCAATATCATCTTCATTTCTTCAATTGCTAGTCTCGAAGGAACTTCTTTTATGTCTGTCTATGGAGCATCTAAGG GAGCCATGAACCAACTCACTAGATGCCTCGCTTGCGAATGGGCTAAGGACAATATTCGTACCAATTGTGTTGTGCCCGGTGCCATCAACACACCTATGGCTAAACCG TTCTTTGAGAATGAAGAACTGGTGGCGAAGTGGTGTCATCGTACTCCGCTTGGGCGTGTGGGAGAGCCTGAGGAAGTGGCAGCTTCGGTGGCTTTTCTTtgccttccttcttcctctttcatCACCGGTCAAGTGATTGCTGTCGATGGAG ATTGCACAGTGATCGAGTGGGCAGATCGACTGAGAGGTCAGAACAATCGAGCAGGCAGATCGACCAAGTGGGCAGAGCGTTCGAGCGGGCAGATCAGTTGA